A portion of the Vicingus serpentipes genome contains these proteins:
- the atpD gene encoding F0F1 ATP synthase subunit beta codes for MSNKTGKITQIIGPVIDVSFENADQLPDILDALIITKDNGQKIVLECQQHVGEDVVRAIAMDASDGLRRGMDVIATGEPIIMPKGDQIRGRLFNVIGEAIDGIGEVSKEGGYAIHRDPPKFEDLTTSTEVLFTGIKVIDLIEPYSKGGKIGLFGGAGVGKTVLIMELINNIAKGHSGLSVFAGVGERTREGNDLLREMIESGVIKYGKEFEESMSQGGWDLSKVDKEGLSESMATLVFGQMNEPPGARARVALSGLTLAEYFRDGEGDGKGKDILFFIDNIFRFTQAGSEVSALLGRMPSAVGYQPTLASEMGAMQERITSTKSGSITSVQAVYVPADDLTDPAPATTFAHLDATTVLSRKIAELGIYPAVDPLDSTSRILSPDVVGHEHYDTAQRVKETLQRYKELQDIIAILGMDELSEEDKLTVHRARRVQRFLSQPFHVAEQFTGLKGVLVSIEDTIKGFNMIMDGEVDQYPEAAFNLVGSIEEAIEKGQKMLAEV; via the coding sequence ATGTCAAACAAGACCGGAAAAATAACTCAAATAATCGGGCCAGTAATCGACGTTAGTTTTGAAAACGCTGATCAACTACCTGATATTTTAGATGCGTTGATTATAACGAAAGATAACGGACAAAAAATTGTTCTTGAATGTCAACAACATGTTGGAGAAGATGTGGTAAGAGCCATAGCAATGGATGCTAGTGATGGATTAAGAAGGGGGATGGATGTAATTGCTACAGGAGAGCCAATTATTATGCCTAAAGGAGATCAAATTAGAGGTCGTTTATTCAATGTAATCGGAGAGGCTATTGACGGTATTGGAGAGGTTTCTAAAGAAGGTGGTTACGCTATTCACAGAGATCCACCTAAGTTTGAAGACTTAACAACTTCTACTGAAGTTTTATTTACAGGTATTAAAGTAATCGATTTAATTGAGCCTTATTCTAAAGGTGGTAAAATTGGTTTGTTTGGTGGTGCTGGTGTTGGTAAAACGGTATTAATTATGGAATTAATTAATAACATTGCTAAAGGTCACTCAGGATTATCTGTATTTGCTGGAGTAGGAGAGAGAACAAGAGAAGGGAATGACTTGTTGAGAGAGATGATTGAGTCTGGTGTAATTAAATATGGTAAAGAATTTGAAGAATCGATGTCACAAGGTGGATGGGATTTATCTAAAGTAGATAAAGAAGGTCTATCAGAATCGATGGCAACATTAGTTTTCGGACAAATGAATGAGCCTCCAGGAGCAAGAGCAAGAGTTGCTTTATCTGGATTAACATTAGCTGAATATTTTAGAGATGGTGAAGGAGATGGTAAAGGGAAAGATATCTTATTCTTTATTGATAATATCTTTAGATTTACACAAGCAGGTTCTGAAGTATCAGCATTATTAGGGCGTATGCCTTCTGCGGTAGGTTACCAACCTACATTAGCTTCTGAAATGGGAGCAATGCAAGAGCGTATTACTTCAACTAAATCTGGTTCAATTACATCTGTACAAGCAGTATATGTTCCTGCGGATGATTTAACGGATCCAGCTCCAGCTACAACGTTTGCTCACTTAGATGCCACGACTGTACTTTCTCGTAAAATTGCAGAGTTAGGTATTTATCCAGCGGTTGATCCATTGGATTCTACTTCAAGAATTTTATCTCCAGATGTAGTTGGTCATGAACATTATGATACAGCTCAAAGAGTTAAAGAAACTTTACAACGATACAAAGAGTTACAAGACATTATTGCAATTTTAGGTATGGATGAATTATCTGAAGAAGATAAATTGACTGTACATAGAGCAAGACGTGTTCAACGTTTCTTATCACAACCTTTCCACGTAGCTGAGCAGTTTACTGGATTAAAAGGTGTGTTAGTATCAATTGAAGATACAATTAAAGGGTTTAACATGATTATGGATGGAGAAGTTGATCAATATCCTGAGGCAGCATTTAACTTAGTAGGTTCTATTGAAGAAGCTATTGAGAAAGGACAAAAAATGCTTGCTGAAGTTTAA